CGGAACACGCTGAACGGGGAAACGCATGTCGCCCTGGTCAAGGGGGAGATCCAGCCCGACCGGCCGGTCCTCGTGCGGGTTCACTCCGAGTGCCTGACCGGCGACGTGTTCGGGTCGCTCCGGTGCGACTGCGGCGAGCAGCTCCACATCGCGCTGACGAGGATCGAGACGGAAGGGGTGGGGATCTTCCTCTACATGCGGCAGGAGGGGCGGGGGATCGGGCTGGAGAACAAGATCCGCGCCTACCGGCTCCAGGACGAGGGCTTCGACACCGTCGAGGCGAACCAGAAGCTCGGCTTCAAGCCGGATCTGCGGGACTACGGCGTGGGGGCGCAGATCCTCGTGGACCTGGGGGTCCGGGAGATCCGCCTGCTGACGAACAACCCGAAGAAGATCATCGGCCTGGAGGGGTACGGGCTCCGGGTGGTCGAGCGGGTGCCGGTGGAGATCCCCCCGACCCGCGACAACATCGAGTACCTCAAGACCAAGAAGGCGAAACTGGGCCACATCCTGGAAGTCGACTGAGGAGGGAGACGGTGAGGACGATAGAGGGAGACCTGCAGGGACAGGGGCTCAAGGTGGCGGTCGTGGTTTCACGGTTCAACGGCTTCATCACGGACCGGCTCGTCGAGGGGGCGCTGGACGCCCTGCGGAGGCACGGAGTCCAGGAGAAGGACATCTCCCTCGTGAGGGTTCCGGGGTCGTTCGAGCTGCCGCTCGCGGTACGGAAGGCGGCGGCGGGCAAGGTCGACGCCGTGATCGCGCTGGGGGCCCTGATCCGGGGGGGGACCCCCCACTTCGAGTACCTGAGCGCGGAGGTCACCAAGGGGGTCGCGCAGGTGACGCTCGATTCCGGGGTGCCGGTGGCCTTCGGGGTCCTCACGACAGACACGATCGAGCAGGCGATCGAGCGGGCCGGGACCAAGTCCGGGAACAAGGGGTTCGAGGCGGCCGTGACGGCCATCGAGATGGCCCGGCTGCTGCGCCAGATGTAGCCGCGGAGGGGCGGGAGCGGACGGGAGTGCGGCGGGCGTCTCGGGAAAAGGTCTTTCAAACGCTCTTCATGATGGATGTCCTGGGGGTTGGCCCGGAGAAGGCCATCCCCCTTTTTGGTCTGTTCGCGGGGGAGCCGCCCGACCCGGAATACTACCGGGAGGCCCTCGCCGGCGTCTGGGAGCACCGGGAGCAGATCGACGAGCTGATCGGGAAAGCGGCGGAAAACTGGCGGATCGACCGGATGACCTTCGTCGACCGGAACATCCTGAGGCTGGGGGCCTTCGAGATTCTCCACTCGCCCGACGTCCCCTTCGCGGTGGCGATCAACGAGGCGGTGGAGCTGGGAAAGAAGTTCGGGTCCGGGGAGTCGGGGG
The nucleotide sequence above comes from Deltaproteobacteria bacterium GWC2_65_14. Encoded proteins:
- a CDS encoding 6,7-dimethyl-8-ribityllumazine synthase — its product is MRTIEGDLQGQGLKVAVVVSRFNGFITDRLVEGALDALRRHGVQEKDISLVRVPGSFELPLAVRKAAAGKVDAVIALGALIRGGTPHFEYLSAEVTKGVAQVTLDSGVPVAFGVLTTDTIEQAIERAGTKSGNKGFEAAVTAIEMARLLRQM
- a CDS encoding transcription antitermination factor NusB, whose product is MMDVLGVGPEKAIPLFGLFAGEPPDPEYYREALAGVWEHREQIDELIGKAAENWRIDRMTFVDRNILRLGAFEILHSPDVPFAVAINEAVELGKKFGSGESGAFLNGILDRICEITNRKGSP